One window of Triticum dicoccoides isolate Atlit2015 ecotype Zavitan chromosome 5A, WEW_v2.0, whole genome shotgun sequence genomic DNA carries:
- the LOC119303776 gene encoding CASP-like protein 4B3, producing MSSAPASSEPHDAPAAGSSVPASRSIAERWKMEAAPVRARLLLRAFAWLFSLLALVVMATDVHGRGGAQDFSTYPEYNYCLGMSIIALLYATAQLLRDAHRLSSGRDLVAGRKAAAVLDFAGDQVVAYSLISGLSAAAPVTDYMRQAADNLFNDSAAAAISLAFFAFLAIGLSALISGYNLSLEALV from the exons ATGTCGTCCGCCCCAGCCAGCAGCGAGCCGCACGACGCGCCGGCCGCCGGCAGCAGCGTGCCGGCGTCGAGGTCGATCGCGGAGCGGTGGAAGATGGAAGCCGCGCCGGTGCGGGCGCGGCTGCTGCTGCGGGCCTTCGCGTGGCTCTTCTCCCTGCTCGCCCTCGTCGTCATGGCCACCGACGTGCACGGCCGCGGCGGCGCCCAGGACTTCAGCACCTACCCGGAATACAA CTACTGCCTGGGCATGTCCATCATCGCGCTCCTGTACGCCACGGCGCAGCTGCTGCGCGACGCGCACAGGCTCAGCTCCGGCCGGGACCTCGTCGccgggaggaaggcggcggccgTCCTCGACTTCGCCGGAGATCAG GTGGTGGCCTACTCCCTGATATCGGGCTTGTCCGCGGCGGCGCCGGTGACGGACTACATGCGCCAGGCCGCCGACAACCTGTTCAACGACTCGGCCGCGGCCGCCATTAGCCTGGCCTTCTTCGCCTTCTTGGCCATCGGCCTCTCTGCCCTCATCTCTGGGTACAATCTTTCCTTAGAAGCCCTTGTTTAG